The stretch of DNA GTGTGTGCGGCAAGGCTGAATACATGGACGCCATTGCTCCGGGCGGCCTGGGCGGCACCTACGCTGGTAGCCCGATCGCTTGCGCCGCGGCCCTGGCCGTGATGGAAGTGTTCGAAGAAGAGCACCTGCTGGACCGCTGCAAGGCTGTGGGCGAGCGCCTGGTGACCGGTCTGAAAGCTATCCAGGCCAAGTACCCGGTGATCGGTGAAGTGCGTGCCCTGGGCGCGATGATTGCGGTCGAGCTGTTCGAAGATGGCGACAGCCACAAGCCGAACGCCGCTGCTGTCGCTTCCGTGGTGGCCAAGGCGCGTGACAAGGGCTTGATCCTGCTGTCCTGCGGCACCTACGGCAACGTGTTGCGCGTGCTGGTTCCGCTGACTTCGCCGGACGAGCAGTTGGACAAAGGCCTGGCGATCATCGAAGAGTGCTTCTCCGAGTTGTGATCAAAAGTTGACCTGATCGACAAAAAACCCGCTTAGGCGGGTTTTTTTGTGCCCGATGAACGGTATTCAGCCGTTGTTCATTGTACGCAGGCGGCTCCTTTGTCTAAGGTGCTGGTATTGCCGATGGAGCGTGCTGGATGACTGCTGTTGATTTACCGGCTGTACCCCGTGTGTTGATTGCCGAGGCCGACCCTTGGTCCCGAGATCTGCTCAAGCAGGTGTTGCTGAATGTGCGCTGTGACGCACGGCTGGATGTGTGTGCCGATGGCCAGCGGGCCACCGAGTTGCTGCGTGACAAACCCTATGACCTGATCATTGCCGATTGGGAGCTGCCCGGCGTCGATGGCCTGAGCCTGCTGCGCAGTGTGCGCCTGCAACGGCGTACGCCGCTGTTGCCGTTTATCCTGCTGAGTACCCGCAACGACAGCGCCAGTGTGCGCGAAGCCTTGCCGCTGGCACCGACCGCGTACCTGACCAAACCCCTGAACATGGAAAGCCTGACCCAGCGCCTGCAGGACTTGCTGCTGAACGAAGGTGAGACGGTGTATTGCGAAGTCCCGGCCCTGGCGCCGGGCATGACCTTGCCGGTGTTTCTGGAGCGCCGCCGGGAAGCCTCAGACGGCGCGCCGCTGCGGGTCGACGTGCAGGCTGCGGTGCAACATAGCCTGGAGCCGGAGGGCCTGGACCTCAAGCGCCTGGAAGAGCAGGTGCGCATGGACCCTCAGATTACTGCCGTGTTGATCGCCGCCGCCAACAGCGCCGGCCATCACGGTTCGCCGGTACAGACCCTGGGCATGGCCCTGCACAAGCTGGCGGCGGGGCAGAGCATGAACCTGATCCTGGGGCTCGCCCTCAAGCACAACGTGGTACTGAGCGACCCGAGCCTTGTGGATTACGCCGAGCGTCATTGGCAGCTGTCCCAGCGTACCGCCGACTACGCCCGCAGCCTGGCGCGCATGCTCGACCTGGATCACGAGCGCTGCTACAGCGCCGGGATCCTCCATCGCCTTGGCGACCTGGCCTTGCTGCGGTGCCTGCAAGACTGGCTGCTGGGCGGTGGCGAACTGGATGATGAAGCGATTGGCGAGTCCCTCTACACCTTCGGTGCGGCCTATGGCTCGGCACTGCGCACACGCTGGCGCCTGCCGCTGGAGTTGCGCCAGTTGATCGCGGCGATTTATTCGCTGGAGGGCGGGGTGTATTCCCGCGAAGCGCTGGTGATGAACCTGGCGGCGCAACTGGCGCGGCTGACCGAGCATGAAGGCGTCGAGGCATTGGCGAAAGGCAAGACGGCACGCTTGCTCAAGGTGGGTTTGCCGGAATTGACGCGTATGCGCAAAACCTAGCAGGCGATGCGTGCCAGTGTGGGAGCTGGCTTGCCTGCGATAGCATCATCCCGGTACAACCGACATACCGAGGTGCCTGCATCGCGGGCAAGCCCGGCTCCCACAGGTCATCGTGTAGCATCAGCCGGGGAGCACGCGGTTTTTGCCCTGGCGCTTGGCCTCGTACATGGCCGCGTCAGCGCGGGCAAACAGGCTGTCCACGTTGGCGTCCTCGGCGGTCAGGCTGGCCAGGCCCTGGCTGACGGTGACCGCAAAGCTCTCACCGTCGTGGCTGAAGCTAAGCTGCGCAATCTCGTGCCCCAGGCGTTCGGCCACCTGCATTGCCATCTCCGGGGCACAACCGGGCAGTATGGCGGCGAACTCTTCGCCGCCAATACGCCCGAACAGGTCGCCACGGCGCAGAACTCCCCGACCGCTCTCGGCGATACGCTGCAACACCTGATCGCCTTCCAGGTGGCCGTAGGTGTCGTTCACCACCTTGAAGTCATCGATGTCCAGCAACAGGAACGCCAGGGGCGTGCCTTGCAGGCAGGCGCGTTCAAACTCGTGGTGGGCGCACTCGAAGAAATGCCGGCGGTTGCTGCTGCGGGTCAGTACATCGGTGGTGGCCAGACGGTGCAGCTCGAGCTCCAGCTGCTTCTTTTCGGTGATGTCTTCGGCTATGCCTACCACGATCACCGGCTGGCCGGGCTCGGCCTGCTGGTTGATGTAACACTTGTCGCTGAGCCAGCGGATCTGCCCGTCGGCGGTGATGATGCGGTACTCGCGGTCTTCCACGGCGCCGCTGTGCAGCACCTGGGCCAGGCTGTGCTCGGCGTAGTCGAGGTCTTCGGGGTGGATGCTGTTGCGCCATTCCCGATAGTCGGTCAGCAACATGCCCGCCGTACGTCCGAAAACCCGCTCATAGGCCGGGCTGACGTACAGCACGCGGCGAGTGTCCCACTCGATTGCCCAGAGCACGGCATTCACACTGACCAACAGCGAACTCAGCAGTTGCTCGCGTTCACTCAGCCGTTCCACTTCGCCCTGGGCATGCATCAGGGCCAGCAACGTAGCGGCGGCTGCCGGTCGTGGCTGTTCGAGGACGGGGGTGTCGGTGAAGGTCTTTTCGTGGACCATCGGCACAACTCTCTCTGGGCAGGCCGCGGGGTTGGGCAGCGGTCACAACAAGGGCCGCCGGGATGGCGAAGTGTTGATTGAGAGGGGGAATTTGCTGCGAAGTTCCGTTATCAGCGCCGATTAGAGGCGACCAAGAAATGGCGCCAGAAACATGTAGGAGCGAGTTTGTTGGGGGGAGGGGCTTGCTGTGGGGAAGGAGCTGCTATGGGGAAGGAGCTTGTTGTGGCGAGGGAGCTTGCTCCCGCTGGGCTGCGTAGCGGCCCCAAAATCTTGGGAGCGCTGCGCACTCCAGCGGGAGCAAGCTCCCTCGCCACAGAAGCTCCCCTGCCACAAAAAATCGGCTCGCTACAGCCGTATCAGGCCGCGGCAGGCCGCAGCGAATAGGTCTTCAGCTGATGGGCAAAGTCCCGCAGGGATTGAATCCCGCTCGCCTCGGCCTCGTGCACCCATTCCTTGATCGCCGCCAGCATGTCGTGGCCGTTGGTGCTGGTTTTCAGCCAGATCTGTTGCAGCGCCAGGCGCTTCTCGTAGATCACTTTCAAAGCCTGGCTGTGTTCCAGCATGCTCTGGATGCGCACATGGTGGCGGTCATCCAGCAGGCTGGTCTCCCGCGACAGCAGGCGCTTGGCGCGATGGAATTGGTGGCGCACCGAGTGATCGACCTTTTCCAGTTCCTGCTTGACCAGCGGGCCAATCACCAACTTGCGGTACTGGGCCATGATCTGGAAGCGGTTGTTGAGGATCGCCATCGCGGTGTCCATGTCCAGGCTGCCCTTGCCTTCGACCCGGTGGGCGATCGGCGCGACCCGTTGCACCTTGGCCAGGCGCAGGAAGCTGAACACTTTGATCCAGGCCCAGCCCAGGTCGAACTCCCACTTCTTCACCGACAGCTTGGCGGAGTTGGGGTAGGTGTGGTGGTTGTTATGCAGTTCTTCGCCACCCACGATGATGCCCCAGGGAATCAGGTTGGTCGCCGCATCGCGGCATTCGAAGTTGCGGTAGCCGATGGCATGACCCAGGCCGTTGATTACGCCGGCAGCCCAGAACGGGATCCACATCATCTGGATGGCCCAGATGGTGATGCCGATGGTGCCGAACAGCAGCAGGTCGATCACGCCCATGATCGCCACGCCCAGCAGCGGGTACGGGGTGTAGAGCTTGCGCTCGATCCAGTCTTCCGGGCAGTTCTTGCCGTAGATGCGCAGGGTCTCGGGGTTCTCGGCTTCGGCGCGATACAGCTCGGCGCCTTTGCGCAGCACGGTGGACAGGCCCTTGATCACCGGGCTGTGGGGATCGTCGACGGTTTCGCACTTGGCGTGGTGTTTGCGGTGGATAGCGGTCCACTCGCGGGTGTTCTGCGCCGTGGTGAGCCACAGCCAGAAGCGGAAGAAGTGTTTCAGGCCAGCATTGAGCTCCAGGGAGCGGTGGGCTGAATAGCGGTGCAGATAGACCGTGACCCCGACAATGGTCACGTGGGTCATCAACAGAGTGACTGCCACCAGTTGCCAGGCCGACAAGTCAAGAAAACCGTTGTACCACATAGGCTGTATGGCCCTCAGATAAAGAAAAAACCAGCTTGCGCATTATCACTAAGCCTACAGATAAAACCAGCCGCCCTTTCAGATAGGAGTGACTGGATGTTTCTTATTCTATAATCCGTAACCTTTGTAGGGCGAATCTGGTTTTTTAGTAAGGATTACTGAACATATGCTGTTTTCATACCGAGGTGCCCTGCGTGCCGGGCTGATGTACCTGCTGGTTTCGATTGTGTGGATTCAGCTCAGCCATCAGGTATTGATCAACTTTATCGATGAACCCGTGGAGCTGGGCCGCTGGCTTCAGATACGCGGTTACCTGTGGGTCAGCCTCAGTGCCCTGGCGATCTACCTGCTCTGCGCACACTTTGCCCGGGCCAACCTGATCCAGCAGCCACTGAAGGAAAACCGCGAGCGCCTGCGCCAGGCCGCCGCCGTGTTCGATTGCACCCGCGAAGGGGTGCTGGTCACCGATGCCCAGGGGCTGATTGTTCACGTCAACCGGGCCTTTATCGAAATCACCGGCTACCAGTGCGAAGACGTGCTGGGGCACCAGCCGAGCCTGTTCAAGTCCGGGCGCCACTCGGCCAGTTTCTACCAGGCGATGTTCGAGACGCTGGAACGTGAAGGTGAATGGAGCGGTGAAATCTGGAACCGCCGTAAAAGCGGCGAAATCTACCCACAGTGGCAGACCATCCGGGTGATCCGTGATGAGCAGGGCCATATCAGCCACTACGTCGCGGTGTTCTCCGATATCAGCGCCATCAAGCACTCCGAGAGCGAGTTGGCGCACCTGGCCCATCACGACCCGCTGACCGACCTGCCCAACCGCCTGCTGTTCACCGATCGTGCCGAACAGGCCCTGGCCTCCGCGCAGATCCATAAACGTGGCTGCGCCTTGCTGCTGCTCGACCTCGACCATTTCAAGATCATCAACGACAGCCTCGGCCATAACGTCGGCGACCAGTTGCTCAAGGCCGTCGGCGAGCGCCTGCAAGGCCTGTTCGGCCCCGGCGTGACCCTGGCGCGCCTGGGCGGTGACGAGTTCGCGGTGCTGGCGGAAAGTTGTCCGCAGGTGGGCCAGGCCGCCGCCCTGGCGCAACGTATTCTCGACGCGATGAAAGAACCGGTCATCTTCGACGGCCATCAACTGTTTATCAGCGTGAGCATCGGGATCAGCCTGTTCCCCAGCGACGCGCTGAGCGCCGAGCAACTGCTGCGCAACGCCGACTCCGCGTTGTTCAAGGCCAAGAGCGCCGGCCGCGAAGGCTATGCCTTGTACACCGAAGAGCTTACCGCCCACGCCCAGCACCGCGTGGAAATGGCCGGTGAACTGCGTCGCGCCCTGGATCAGCAGGAGCTGCGGGTTTACTACCAGCCAGTGCACGACCTGCAAGACAGCCGAATGATCGGCGTCGAAGCCCTGGTGCGCTGGCAGCACCCGGAGCGCGGGCTGGTGCCGCCGGGGGAATTCATCCCGATTGCCGAGCGCACCGGGCTGATTGCCGACATAGACGCCTGGGTCATGGACCAGGCCTGCCGCCAGATGTGCCAGTGGCTGGCAGACGGTGCACCGTTGACGTTTCTCGCGGTGAATGTGTCCAGCCGCCTGTTTGCCCGGCGGGAGCTGTATGAGCAAGTGGCCAAGGTGCTGCACGACACGGGGCTGGATCCGGCGCTTTTAGAGCTGGAAGTCACCGAAAGCGCGGTGATGGAGGACCCGGAAGTCGCCCTTGAGCAAATGCATCGCCTGCGTGAGCTCGGCTTACGCCTGGCTATCGACGACTTTGGCACCGGTTATTCATCGCTGCTGCGGCTCAAGCGCTTGCCGGTGCAGAAGCTCAAGATCGACCAGGGTTTTGTCGCCGGGTTGCCATGGGATGAGGACGATGCGGCGATCGTGCGGGTAGTGATCGCGTTGGCGCAGAGCATGGGCATGCAGGTGCATGCCGAAGGTATCGAGCAGGTTGAGCAGGCGCGGTTTCTATTGGACCAGCGCTGTGACCTTGGCCAGGGGTACTGGTTTGGCCGGCCGATGCCGGCCAGTGAGCTGGATTGGGCGAGGGCGCCGACCATTCGTTAACCACCGCCTGTCCTGATTTCAAACAGGGCCAAAATGTGGGAGCGGGCTTGCTCGCGAAGGCGGTGGGTCAGTCAGCAAATCTGTCACTGACCCACCGCTTTCGCGAGCAAGCCCGCTCCCACATTTGGATCTCCACACGGCTTTATTTCACGGGTCGTCCCGCAAAACCCCTCGCAACCCCTCGTCCCACCAGAAAATTCTTTCTGGTTATATAAACATTCTTAAATAGTATTTTTAAGAATATCCGCGCTTATCTACTATCGCCCTCACGCCGCAAGCAGTGCCGCCACTGCGAGGCACTTCTCATTTCAGGAGCACGACCATGAGCGCATCTCTACGTAGCGTTGACGGCCAGGACGAAGCAGCCATTTTGCGCGAGATCCAGAGCGCCCTGCGCGATCTGCGGTTTGGCGCGGTGGAAATCACTGTGCACAACGCCCAGGTAGTACAAATCGAACGCAAAGAGAAATTCCGTTTGCAGAACCCGGGCAACAAACCGAGCTGAGCAACACCGGCGATTCGATTGCAAGACCCGCAACTATAAGAAAAAAGCCAACACCCAAGAATTTCAGGAGCCTTCTATGTCGTCGATTCGCCGTTATGCCCTGGCAGCACTGGCCAGTGCCGTGTTTGCCGGTTCCGCTGTTGCCAAGGATTACGAACTGCTCAACGTGTCTTACGACCCCACCCGCGAGCTCTACCAGGACTACAACGCTGAATTCACCAGCTTCTGGAAGCAGTCGCACCCGGGTGACAACGTCAAGATCCAGCAATCCCACGGTGGTTCGGGCAAGCAGGGCCGCGCGGTAATCGACGGCCTGCGCGCCGACGTCGTGACCCTGGCCCTGGCCGGCGACATCGACGAAATCGCAAAACTGGGCAAGACCCTGCCGGAAAACTGGCAAACCCGCCTGCCGGACGCCAGCACCCCGTACACCTCGACCATCGTGTTCCTGGTACGCAAGGGCAACCCTAAAGGCATCAAGGATTGGGGCGACCTGATCAAGAAAGACGTGTCGGTGATCACCCCGAACCCGAAAACCTCCGGCGGCGCCCGCTGGAACTTCCTAGCCGCCTGGGCCTACGGCCTGAAAGCCGGTGGCAGCGAAGCCAAGGCCCAGGAATACGTGAAAGAGCTGTTCAAGCACGTGCCGATCCTCGACACCGGCGCGCGCGGTTCGACCATCACCTTCGTCAACAACGGTCAGGGTGACGTGTTGCTGGCCTGGGAAAACGAAGCCTTCCTGGCCCTGAAGGAAGACGGCGGCGCCGACAAGTTCGACATCGTTGTACCTTCGCTGTCGATCCTCGCCGAGCCGCCAGTGGCCGTGGTCGACAAGAACGCTGAGAAAAAGGGCAATACCGAGATCGCCACCGAGTACCTCAAGCACCTGTACAGCCCGGCTGGCCAGGAGATTGCGGCGAAGAACTTCTACCGCCCACGCGATGAGAAAGTCGCCGCCAAATACGCCCAGCAGTTCCCGAAACTGGACCTGGTGACTATCGACAAAGACTTCGGCGGCTGGAAAACTGCCCAACCGAAATTCTTCAATGACGGTGGCGTGTTCGACCAGATCTACTCGGCGCAGTAAGCAAAATCAAACTGTAGGAGCCAGCTTTCTGTGGGAGCCGGGCTTGCCCGCGATAGCATCACCTCGGTGTAACTGATACACCGAGGTGCCGGCATCGCAGGCAAGCCAGCTCCCACAGAAGCTCGCTCCTACAGTGGTATCTACCCGCTAACCAAGGACTCTTATGTCGCGTCGTATCTCCCCCGTCATACCCGGCTTCGGGCTGACGCTGGGCTACACCGTGGTGTACCTCAGCCTGATCGTACTCATCCCCCTTGCGGCGATGTTTGTACATGCCGCTCAACTCACCTGGGATCAGTTCTGGAACATCATCTCCGCACCGCGTGTGCTGGCGGCGTTGAAACTGAGCTTCGGCACTGCGTTGTATGCCGCGATCATCAACGGCGTGATCGGTACCCTGCTGGCATGGGTACTGGTGCGCTACACCTTCCCCGGGCGCAAGATCATCGATGCGATGATCGACTTGCCGTTCGCCCTGCCCACCGCCGTCGCCGGTATTGCACTCACCGCGCTGTACACGCCCACCGGGCTGGTAGGCCAGTTCGCCGCCGACCTGGGCTTCAAGATCGCCTATACCCCCCTGGGCATCACTCTCGCGCTGACCTTCGTCACGCTGCCATTCGTGGTGCGTACCGTGCAGCCGGTGTTGGCCGATATCCCCCGGGAAATCGAAGAAGCCGCCGCCTGTCTCGGCGCCAAGCCCCTGCAAGTGTTCCGCTACATCCTGGTACCGGCGCTGCTGCCGGCCTGGTTGACCGGCTTCGCCTTGGCGTTTGCACGAGGTGTCGGTGAGTACGGTTCGGTGATCTTCATCGCCGGCAACATGCCGATGAAAACCGAGATCCTGCCGTTGCTGATCATGGTCAAGCTCGACCAATACGACTACCACGGCGCCACGTCCATCGGTGTGCTGATGCTGGTGGTTTCCTTTGTCCTGCTGCTGCTGATCAACTTGCTGCAGCGGCGCATCGAACACCCATAAGGAGGCGCGGAACATGTCCCAATCGTCTATTTCCGCCGCGTCCTCGGCCAACGCTGCCCGTCGTGGCAGTGCGGTGTCCCGACGCATCCTGATCAGCCTTGGCTGGCTGGTGTTCTTCCTGTTTTTGTTGCTGCCGCTGTTTATCGTGGTGTCCCAGGGCCTGAAGAATGGCCTGGGTGCGTTCTTCACCGCGATCCTTGAGCCGGACGCGCTGTCGGCATTGAAACTCACGGTGATCGCCGTGGTGATTTCGGTACCGCTCAACGTGGTGTTCGGCGTCAGCGCCGCCTGGTGCGTGAGCAAGTACTCGTTCCGTGGCAAAAGTATCCTGGTGACCCTGATCGACCTGCCGTTCTCGGTATCGCCGGTGATCGCCGGCCTGGTCTACGTGTTGATGTTCGGCGCCCAGGGCTTCTTTGGCCCGTGGCTGCAAGACCATGACATCCAGATCGTGTTCGCCTTGCCGGGCATCGTGCTGGCGACCATCTTTGTCACCGTGCCGTTCGTGGCCCGTGAGCTGATCCCGCTGATGCAGGAGCAGGGCACCCAGGAAGAAGAGGCCGCGCGCCTGCTGGGCGCCAACGGCTGGCAGATGTTCTGGCATGTCACCGTGCCGAACATCAAGTGGGGCCTGATCTACGGCGTGGTGCTGTGTACCGCGCGGGCCATGGGTGAGTTCGGTGCGGTGTCGGTGGTGTCCGGCCACATTCGCGGCGTGACCAACACCTTGCCGCTGCACGTCGAGATCCTCTACAACGAATACAACCACGTCGCCGCGTTTGCCGTCGCGAGCCTGTTGCTGATCCTGGCGCTCTTAATCCTGCTGCTCAAGCAGTGGAGCGAGAACCGTATCAACCGCCTGCGCAAAAGTGCTGGTGAGGAATAAGTCATGTCGATCGAAGTCCGTAATGTCAGCAAGAATTTCAACGCCTTCAAGGCCCTGAACAGCATCAATCTGGACATCCAGAGTGGCGAGCTGGTGGCGTTGCTGGGCCCGTCCGGCTGCGGCAAGACTACCCTGCTGCGGATCATCGCCGGTCTCGAAACCCCGGATGCCGGCAACATCGTGTTCCATGGTGAAGACGTCTCCGGCCACGACGTGCGTGATCGCAACGTCGGCTTTGTGTTCCAGCACTACGCGCTGTTCCGCCACATGACCGTGTTCGACAACGTCGCGTTCGGCCTGCGCATGAAACCGAAAAACCAGCGCCCCACCGAAAGCCAGATCGCGGTAAAAGTCCACGAGCTGCTGAACATGGTGCAGCTCGATTGGCTGTCGGATCGCTACCCGGAACAACTCTCCGGCGGCCAGCGCCAGCGTATCGCCCTGGCGCGCGCCCTGGCGGTAGAGCCGAAAGTGCTGCTGCTGGATGAACCCTTCGGCGCCCTCGATGCCAAGGTCCGTAAAGAACTGCGCCGCTGGCTGGCGCGCCTGCACGAAGACATCAACCTGACCTCGGTGTTCGTGACCCACGACCAGGAAGAAGCCATGGAAGTGGCGGACCGCATCGTGGTGATGAACAAGGGCGTGATCGAGCAGATTGGCTCACCGGGCGAAGTCTACGAAAACCCGGCCAGTGATTTTGTTTATCACTTCCTCGGCGACTCCAACCGCCTGCATTTGGGTGAAGACAAGCACGTGCTGTTCCGCCCGCATGAAGTGTCGCTGTCGCGCCATGAACTGGAAGACCACCACGCGGCTGAAGTGCGTGATATTCGCCCGCTTGGCGCGACCACCCGGGTGACCCTGAAGGTCGAAGGCCAGAGCGAACTGATCGAAGCCGAAGTGGTAAAAGACCACGACAGCCTGACCGGCCTGGCGCGGGGCGAGACGTTGTTCTTCAAGCCCAAGGTCTGGCAAAAAGCCTAAGAACACTGCAAAACCCCTGTGGGAGCTGGCTTGCCTGCGATAGCATCACCTCGGTATGCCTGAGACACCGAGGTGCCAGCATCGCAGGCAAGCCAGCTCCCACATTTAGCTTGTGTTGCTTGTCAGGCCGTGGCGTTCTTGTGCCGCACGGCCACCGGCCCCGAGCGCTCTTCAATCTGCCGCTTCAGCTCATGCCGCAGCCCCACCAGAAACGCCAACTCCGCCACCACAAACAACGGCCCCACGATCAACCCGGACACGTCATCGACAAACGCCGGCTTGCGCCCCTCGTAGTAATGCCCCACAAACTGGATCACCCAGCCCACCACGAACATGCCGATGCCACTGCTCAGCCACACCAGCGTGCTTTGCGCCGCCAGCACATGCCCGGCCCACACCGACAGGCCCATCAACACCGTCATCAGTACGCCGAGCGCCAGTTCCAGGCGCAGGTAGAACCATGCCGAAAGCAGCGCCACTACCACCGCGGGCGACAGCCACAGCCCGGCCACCGTCCATTCGGGGCGTGACAGCAGCACGGCCACGGCCACCACGATCAGCGGGATGCCGATAAAGTGGCTGGCGATATTGCGCGGATCGCGGTGGTAGGCCGCGTATTGACTGAGATGGTCGACGAGGCTTTTCATTGTTGTTCCTCCTGTAGGATGTTTGATCATGCCCTGTAGGCCCGCGACACACTGTCAACTGGCCGACAATCTTCGGAGTTCGCATGGATGTAGAGAAATGGCACCCACGGCTGGCCACCGGTCACTGGTACAGCCATCTGCCTGCTGATCTACAGAATAGCTTGCTGGCCAGCGCCCGGTTGCGGCAGCTGACGGCGGGGCAATACCTGTTCAAGCGCGGCGATCCGCCGTGTGGGTTGTATGCGGTGCTGGAGGGCTCCCTGCGTATCAGCGCGGTGAACGAGCAGGGCAAGGAGGCAGTGTTGAGCCTGGCGGAGTTGCCATACTGGTTCGGCGAAATCTCATTGTTCGACGGGTTGCCCCGCACCCACGATGCTTGCGCCGTCGGGCCTTGTACGTTGTTGCAGGTGCCGCAGCCGGCGTTGCTGCACATTCTTGAACAGACTCCGCGTTACTGGCGCGACATGGCCCTGTTGATGAGCCAGAAGCTGCGCCTGACCTTTATCAATATCGAGCAATTGAGCCTGATGCCGGCGTCGGTGCGGGTGGCGCACCGCCTGCTGATGATCGCCGAGGGCTATGGCGACATCGAGCAGGCCCGGCAGGTGCTGCAACTGCCCCAGGAAGACCTGGCCGCGATGCTGAGCCTGTCGCGCCAGACCACCAATGCGTTGCTCAAGGACCTGCAAGGCCAGGGCATCGTGCGCCTGGGCTATGGCGAGATCGAAATCCTCGACCCGCAACGTTTGCGCGAGGCGGCGCATGCCTGAGGGTGGTAGCCTGCGTTCACGATTATTTGAGGTGTGTTATGCGCGTCCTGCTAGTGGAACACGAGTCAGAGGCGGCCGAGGCGATGGGCCGCAGTCTTGAAGAGGCCAGCTACACGGTGGAGGTGGCGGCCAATGGCATGGCGGCCCTGCGCTTTGTGGAAAGCACCGAATACGACCTGGTGATCCTGGATGTGATGCTGCCGGGGCTGAATGCCTGGAAGCTGCAGCAGGCGATCCGGTTGAAGGGTGAGACGCCGATGTTGTTTTTGACCACGCCGGACGGGATTGAAGATCGGCTGCGTGGGCTGGAATTGCATGAGGATGATTATTTGCTCAAGCCGTTTGAAGCCCGGGCGTTGGTGGCGCGGGTGAAGAAAGTGTTGCGGCGGGATCGCGGGCGCTGACTGCCACTGGCTTTTGGGGTGTTTGATCGACCGCTTTCGCGAGCAAGCCCGCTCCCACATTTGACCGAGTACATCCATTGGAATGCGGTCAAATGTGGGAGCGGGCTTGCTCGCGAAGAGGCCCTCACAGCCGCCGCAACTCCAGCTACCTCAACCCATCCCGAAACTGCCCCGGCGTCATCCCGGTCCAGCGCTTGAACGCCCGGTTGAAGCTGCTGGTATCGGCAAACCCCAGCAAATGACTGATCTCCGCCAGCGAACACTCGGGGTCCCGCAGATGCAGCAGCGCGAGGTTCTCCCGGCATTCGTTCAGCAGCGCATCAAACCGGCAGCCCTCATCCGCCAGATGCCGCTGCAAGCTGCGCAAACTCAAATGCAACGCCTGGGCGATGCGCTCGGCACTCGGCTCACCGTCAGGCAACTGCGCCTCAATGGCCGAACGCACCTTGCGTTCCCAGGTCAGCGGCCGCAGTTGCGCCAGGGTGCGCTTGAGCACGGTTTCATTGTGCTCGGCCAACTCGGGGTTGGCATCGTCCAGGTGGCTGTCAAAGTCCCGGGCCGCAAATTCCAGACGGTCTTCCTCGGCGGCAAAAAACACCGGCGCGCGAAATACCGTGTGCCACGGCTTGGGATCAGCCGGCTCGGGCCGCCGCAGGTACACCGCCAGCGGCGCGTACTCCCGGCCCAGGCGATTGCGGCAGGTGCGCACGTAAATCGCGGCGAACGCATCAATCGCCTCAAACGCGGGTGCGGGTGTACCGGCGGGCTGTTGCAGGCGAAAGCGGTAACGTTCGCCCTCCCGGCTAAGCTCCAGGCTCAGTGCGTCGCTGA from Pseudomonas sp. NC02 encodes:
- a CDS encoding sulfate/molybdate ABC transporter ATP-binding protein; translation: MSIEVRNVSKNFNAFKALNSINLDIQSGELVALLGPSGCGKTTLLRIIAGLETPDAGNIVFHGEDVSGHDVRDRNVGFVFQHYALFRHMTVFDNVAFGLRMKPKNQRPTESQIAVKVHELLNMVQLDWLSDRYPEQLSGGQRQRIALARALAVEPKVLLLDEPFGALDAKVRKELRRWLARLHEDINLTSVFVTHDQEEAMEVADRIVVMNKGVIEQIGSPGEVYENPASDFVYHFLGDSNRLHLGEDKHVLFRPHEVSLSRHELEDHHAAEVRDIRPLGATTRVTLKVEGQSELIEAEVVKDHDSLTGLARGETLFFKPKVWQKA
- a CDS encoding AraC family transcriptional regulator, with the translated sequence MTEPTSLASWTRALRKQLDALGLDSAALCAQAGLDPQLMEDPNARYPLSATTRLWELAVQASGDPAIGLRVSRFVSPTTFHALGYALVASGSLREVFERIVRYHQVVSDALSLELSREGERYRFRLQQPAGTPAPAFEAIDAFAAIYVRTCRNRLGREYAPLAVYLRRPEPADPKPWHTVFRAPVFFAAEEDRLEFAARDFDSHLDDANPELAEHNETVLKRTLAQLRPLTWERKVRSAIEAQLPDGEPSAERIAQALHLSLRSLQRHLADEGCRFDALLNECRENLALLHLRDPECSLAEISHLLGFADTSSFNRAFKRWTGMTPGQFRDGLR
- a CDS encoding response regulator, with the translated sequence MRVLLVEHESEAAEAMGRSLEEASYTVEVAANGMAALRFVESTEYDLVILDVMLPGLNAWKLQQAIRLKGETPMLFLTTPDGIEDRLRGLELHEDDYLLKPFEARALVARVKKVLRRDRGR
- the cysW gene encoding sulfate ABC transporter permease subunit CysW; its protein translation is MSQSSISAASSANAARRGSAVSRRILISLGWLVFFLFLLLPLFIVVSQGLKNGLGAFFTAILEPDALSALKLTVIAVVISVPLNVVFGVSAAWCVSKYSFRGKSILVTLIDLPFSVSPVIAGLVYVLMFGAQGFFGPWLQDHDIQIVFALPGIVLATIFVTVPFVARELIPLMQEQGTQEEEAARLLGANGWQMFWHVTVPNIKWGLIYGVVLCTARAMGEFGAVSVVSGHIRGVTNTLPLHVEILYNEYNHVAAFAVASLLLILALLILLLKQWSENRINRLRKSAGEE
- the cysT gene encoding sulfate ABC transporter permease subunit CysT — translated: MSRRISPVIPGFGLTLGYTVVYLSLIVLIPLAAMFVHAAQLTWDQFWNIISAPRVLAALKLSFGTALYAAIINGVIGTLLAWVLVRYTFPGRKIIDAMIDLPFALPTAVAGIALTALYTPTGLVGQFAADLGFKIAYTPLGITLALTFVTLPFVVRTVQPVLADIPREIEEAAACLGAKPLQVFRYILVPALLPAWLTGFALAFARGVGEYGSVIFIAGNMPMKTEILPLLIMVKLDQYDYHGATSIGVLMLVVSFVLLLLINLLQRRIEHP
- a CDS encoding Crp/Fnr family transcriptional regulator; the protein is MDVEKWHPRLATGHWYSHLPADLQNSLLASARLRQLTAGQYLFKRGDPPCGLYAVLEGSLRISAVNEQGKEAVLSLAELPYWFGEISLFDGLPRTHDACAVGPCTLLQVPQPALLHILEQTPRYWRDMALLMSQKLRLTFINIEQLSLMPASVRVAHRLLMIAEGYGDIEQARQVLQLPQEDLAAMLSLSRQTTNALLKDLQGQGIVRLGYGEIEILDPQRLREAAHA
- a CDS encoding DUF962 domain-containing protein, giving the protein MKSLVDHLSQYAAYHRDPRNIASHFIGIPLIVVAVAVLLSRPEWTVAGLWLSPAVVVALLSAWFYLRLELALGVLMTVLMGLSVWAGHVLAAQSTLVWLSSGIGMFVVGWVIQFVGHYYEGRKPAFVDDVSGLIVGPLFVVAELAFLVGLRHELKRQIEERSGPVAVRHKNATA